The genomic region GAAGCGCCATCATTTCATCACCCTGGAAGCAGGCAATGATCCTCGCACTTCCCTCTTCAATGCGGATATTCAGGGTCTTGCAAAGACTGCGGGTGATCTCCACTCGCCGGTTACAGGCCTGTTTCCCCGACTCCAGAGATGCGAGGTTCCGCTGCAAGGCCTCATTGATGCTTTCCGGACACTGTCGAAGAAGTGCATCCTGATGTTCGTTCATCACAGCAAGCAGCCTGCGATAGGCTTCGGACTCCACTTTGGCGGCATCCATCAGCTCTTGGAGCAGCTTAGAATCTGCCATTCTTCCCTCCCGGTTTCGCCGACCATTGGGACTCGATCAGATCCGCGAGTCCCAGTCCCCGCCCGCTCTCGCTGGCAAGGCGGCAGTATTCTTCATCCAGCATCCCGCGAAAGAGACGATTGCCGGGAGTCTCCGGCATGAGTTCGCTTCTCTCGACACTCTTTCTCATTGTCGCCATCAGGAACTGAAGGAACAGGGCCTCCATCTCCTCCGCACTCTGGCGAGCTTCCCGAGCCGCCTTGCTCCCCGAGGATGCAAGACTCTCGGGAGACTGAAGGCTCCTTGCCGGATTCGCTTGCTGCAACTCGTTCATTCTGTCTCCTACATGATCACGAGTTCCGCTTCCAGGGCGCCGGATTCCTTGAGTGCCTGGAAGATGGAAATCATGTCCCGGGGGCTCACGCCCATCTCATTGAGTGCCTGTGCGACTTTTTCCACCGTGTTACTGTCTTCAAGCAGGGTGAACTGTCCCTTGCTGTCATGAACTGCTGTCTGGACTTCCGGAACCAGCAGGCTCCGTCCCTCTCCGAAAGGGGAAGGCTGGCTGGCCTGATAGCCCGTGCGGATCTCCACCTGAAGGCTGCCGTGGGCAATGGCCACATCCCGTATCCGGACATGGTCGCCCACAACCACGGTTCCGGTTCTCTCATTGATCACCACGCGAGCGGCCAAGTCGGTTTCCACGCTCATATTTTCGATTTCACTGATGAAGCGGATCATGTCGCCCCCCCGCTCCTTGGGAATCCAGACCGAGACTCTTGCAGCATCGTGGGCCTGTGCGACTTCTCCGCCGTAACGACGGTTCAGGGATCCGGCGATATTAGCCGCCGTCGTGAAATCGGGGCTGTGAAGAAGCAGGTCAAAACGATTGTCACGAACATAGGAACCCGGCCAGTCCCGGCTCAGGGTTCCCCCCGAGGGAATGCGACCTACATTGCTGTTGTTCTTTCGAACGGAATTACCAAGACCCGCATCCACGCTATAGCCGCCCACACTGATTGCCCCCTGGGCAATTCCGTACTGAAGACCATCGGCCTGGCGAAGCAGGGGAGTCATCAGGAGGATTCCGCCCTCGAGGCTCTTGGCATCTCCAAGGCTGGATACGGTTACATCCAGTTGCCCACCCTGACGGCTGTTGGGAGGAAGGGTCGCCGTCACCATGACTGCGGCCACATTTTTCATACGGATTTCCTCGGGGTCGAGGGTCAGCCCGAACTTCTCCATCATCCCGGCAACCGAGTGAGCCGTGAAACCAGTCCCCCGTCCATCCCCGGTACCACTGAGACCCACCACCAGTCCGTAGCCGATCAGGTGTTCTCCGTCCTGCCCATTCACCTGGGCAATGTCCTTCACTCTGGAAGCACCTGCGGAAGATGCGATCAGGAACAGGAGCGCAAGGAGTGTCATGAATTGCTTCTTCATCCTCATCCTTCCTAGAATATCCAGTCGGCAAAACGACTCAGGAGACCGGGGCGATTGCTTTGCTCCAGATCACCCTTGCCTTCGTATACGATGATGGCTTCTGCAATGGCGCTTGAAGGAACCGAGTTGTCCGGACCGATATCGCGGCCGCGCACCACTCCCGAGAGAGTAAGTACGTCCTCTTCCCCGTTGCGGCTGACACTTCTTTCCCCTTCCACACGAAATTGCCCCCGGGGCAGTTCCTGCACAATGCGCACACTCATGACGGCTTTGAGATCCGCCTTCCGTGCGCTTGTACCTTTCCCCTCAAAACGGTTTTCCTGGTTGAGTCCCCAGAGCGGGATGAAGTCGAGAAGGCCGGTCCCCGCGCCGCCACTCATTTCATTCTTCACTTCGGTATCGGTGATTGCATCACTGACCGCCGTCGCGCTTTCAGAAATCATGACCGTGAGGATGTCCCCCACTCGATGGGCTTTCTGGTTGGAATAGAGGCTGCCCCCGCTGCTGTCATCCCAGAGGGCTTCCGCCTGAAGGGAAGTGGATAAGGCCAGCAGCAAGATCAGGAACCATCGTTTACTCATGTCTGCTTCTCCCTGAGTTCAATCCATGAGGGAACCAGAAGGCCCGGGCCGGCAACCCGGTAGCGCTTCAGTTCCCTGCTGTCCCGGAGCCGTACCGGGACCATTTCTCCGTATCGACCATTGGACTGCGCCACGCCGCTTTTACGAACCCGGACGGCACCACGCTCCAGTTGAATCACCACTTCTCTTCCCGCTCGCACGAGAAGGTCGCTCTCTGTATTCCGGGTCGTCAGGACATCCCCCGGCTCCAGACGACGCTTGAGAACTGCCGTAGACAAGGCTCCCTCTTCCAGAGGCTGTCCATCAATGTCAAAGAGATTGCGTACTTCCCAGCCCCAGTTGCGAAGGGTCTCGCCGCGCACTTGAGGATGCCGGCAGACGGGAACCCGGATCGGCTTCTCGCAGCGAAAGGAAACTCTGCGCTGGATTTCAAATCCCAGAGAATCCCGTACTTTCAGGAGCGCCTCGCCCTGCCTTTTTGTTTCCCCCTGGAGTTCCATTTCGAATTCAATCCGAAGATCGCTGAGCTGGATTTCCTCGGGGAAACCCATGAGCGGAGAAATCCGCTTCAGACCGAGAGGCTCCAGCTTCCTATCCAGGTAGCGGCTGGCGGATTCCAGAATGCGTTTACTGGAGAGGCGAAGAGAGGGCGTTGAGATCTTGACTGTTTCAGCACCTTCGAGCCTTCCCAGGTAGCCCTCTTCCCGAAGAAGGCGCTGAAGCCGACGACGGCTCAGGCTTCTGGTTTTTCCCGGCTCGGGACTCTTGCACACCAGAAGATCGTTCATTGAGGAGGGAAGGGAGCCATCGAGCAGGTCCACAAGGGAGACAACAGGTGCCCGACACTGCAGGGTCTCTTTCAGGAGCAGACGGCTCTCTTCCGCAATAGACGATTGAGGGAAATGCAGAAGGGCAAGCCCCAGGAGGGCTGCCGTCAGAAGAACTCTCTTATGCCTCTTTCTTATGATCATCGTTTCAACTGGTTGGCGACCGAGAGCATCTCTTCGGATGTCTGGATCGCCTTGGAGTTCAGTTCATAGGCTCTCTGTGCTTCAATGAGCCGGATCATTTCTTCCACCACACTGACATTGCTGCCTTCGAGGATCCCGGACTCAATCTGACCGAAACCATCACGGCCGGCGGTTCCTTCCTGGGCTTTCCCACTCGATTCGCTGGCCAGAAAAAGATTGTTTCCCAGGGCACTCAGGCCGGAGGGGTTTGCAAAACGATAGACTTCAAGTTGTCCAAGACTCCGGGGTTCCTCTTCGCCCGCGACGAGGATGCGCAGGTCGCCGTCTTTCTCGACGGAAACCTGGGTCGTGGATTCAGGAAACTCGAAACCGGGTGCCACATGCAGACCACCGCTGGTCACCAGACTTCCCTCACTGTCCAGCGCAAAGGAACCGTCACGGGTATAGGCGTAGCGCCCGTCGGGCAATTCCACCCGGAAGAAACCGTCACCATTGATGGCCATGTCGAGAGCGTTTCCCGTGATCTGTGTAGGGCCCTGGGTAAAGATCTGGCGTATACCGGCCAGACGGACTCCATGACCTACCTGAATGGGCTGTACATCGGCACCGCCACGAAGACTGGCATTGGGGGAAACCACCTGATAGAGAAGATCCTGGAACTCAACGCGCCCGCGCTTGAAGCCGGTCGTGTTGACGTTTGCCAGGTTATGGGAAATCGTATCCACATAGAGCTGTTGGGCTCTCATGCCGGTGGCGGAAGTGGACAGGGCTCTCATCATCTTGTTTCTCCTTAAGGTCTGAGACTTCCAACACGCTGTGTCGCAATTCTCAGGGTTTCATCTGCCGCAAGGGCACCTCTCTGCGCCATTTCGTAGGCCCGATAAGCACGGATCATGTCCACCATCTCCCGAACTGACTGGACATTGGAGCCTTCGAGAAAACCGGGAGCGAGAAGGTAGTCGCTCTCTTCCGCTTCCCGACTACCGCCTTCGAGGCGAAGAAGGTTGTCCCCCTGCCTTTCCAGCCTTGCCCCTTCCTCCGGAAGCAGGATGGAAAGACGGCCGAGCAAGATTTCTCCATCGAGAACACTGCCATCGGGAAGGATGCTGGGATTCTCACCGACATGAATCGGCGAGCCGTCCACCAGCACCCGGCCACCGGAGGAATGAACCAGCACTCCCTGCTCATCGAGACGGAAGGAACCGTCCCGGGTCAGGCGAAGCCCCTGATCCGTTTCCACCTGAAAGAAGCCTTCTCCCGTAAGAGCGATGTCCAGAGGATTGCCGGTGGGCAAAAGGGGCCCTCCCTGCTTCGAGGGAACTCCCTCCACGAGGATCTCCCTCTGCGGCAGGAACAGTTCCTGACCCGGAGCCTGCACCCCATCCTTGAGGTGGGCAGAAACGCGAGCCATCTCCCGCTTGAAGCCGGGAGTGTTCACATTGGCCAGGTTATTGGAGATGACCTCGTGCCGTCGCCACTGCATCTGCATGGCCTGGCGGCTACTGTCGAGGGCCTTGATCATCGCTTCTCCCCATTCGATAGAATCGAAAAGGGACATCAATCTTCATGCCACGAGCAAAAAAAGGCTAAAGTTTTGTAATTTGCTGAAAATGCAACACTTTGCGGCTTATTGCTAAAGCGATGCCATAGGAGCTTGGACAGTTTCCTGCGCCTTCAGGCGGAAAATCCTGCATCAAGCGGGGTGACTGTACTCCAGGCTGGACTGGATTTCGAGGATTCTGTCCAGGTGCGTGATCCGCAGGATCTTGCTCACATGCTCCGTCAATTCCACGAGAAGCAGGCGTTGGCCGCGAGCCCGGAAGCGTTCATTCAGATCGACCAGATATCCGAGACCGGCACTGTCGATGTACTCCAGTTCCCCGAGATGGAAGATGATTTCTTCCGCACCCCCGAGGCAGTCTTCGGCAGATTCGCGAAGCTCGGGAAGGGTAAAGACTTCAATCTCGCCCTGGATCTGCAGGAGAGTCGATCCTCCCTGCTGGCTTTTCGTGATCTTCATTGCTCTATTCCCTGGAAAATCAAAAGTGTCAGGTCGTCCACAGGAGCGATCCGCCCACGAAAGGCATTCAGATCGTCCAGCAGGCTTCCTAGCAAGTCTGCTGCCTCTGTCCCCCGGTGTTTCTGAAAATACCCTTCCAGGCGAGCGGAACCGTAACGATCCGAGTCCTCACTCTTCATGTCCGTAGCCCCGTCCGAATAGAGTAGCAGCCAGTCTCCGGCTTCGAATCGGAAAGGCTGATCGCGATATTCTTCCCTCTCCCGTATTCCGAGCGGAAGTCCTCCATAGTCTCCGAGATCCTGGAGTTTCTTTCCCTGTCTCAGGAAAAGAACGGGTTCGTGTCCCGCCGATGCGGCCAGAACTTCTCGCCCTCCGCAGCGGAAAATCAGACAGGTGGCCGTCACGAAACTCCCCTTCATCCGGTCTTCACAGAGGAAGCGGTTCAGTCGGCCCAGGAGTTCGCCCGGGGAGTGGCAGGATCGAGCCTGGCTTCTCAAGAGTGCGCGGAGACCGCTCATGCGAAGTGCCGCAGGAACGCCCTTCCCGGAAACATCTGCGAGGAAGGCCAGGGTGTCTCCATTGTCCAGGGTGATGACATCGTAGTAGTCCCCGCCCACGGACTCTGCTGACTGGCTGTAGCCCGCCATATCCAGGCCTTCCACTTCAGGAAGGATTTCGGGGATCAGTCTTTTCTGGATCTGCCGCGCAACTTCCAACTGTTCCAGTTCCCGGTTTCGCAAGATCTGCTCCTGGTGCTCCAGGGCCTTTTGCAAAGCCTGACTCCCGAACAGGGCGCAGGACTCAATCAGTTCCCGGCTCTGGGGGTCTTCCTGAAAGTCCGGCCCGGATACCAGAAGAAGCTCCGCACGATGAGGAAGCCGTAGAGGAAGGTTGACTTCCATGAGTGTGTCAGGAAACCAGGCACTGTTACCGGTAGATGAGAACTGTCGGAGGCGGCTACCACGAAGCGGCTCCCTCTCATCCTGATCCAGTTCATCCAGAACTTCCTCGGGAAGCCCCCAGAAGACCTTGTGAACTACCTTGTCCTTTTCGTAGAGACGCGCCGCTCCCACTTCCGCGCCGGTCAGGTCCATGCAGAACTTGAGAACACGGTTCAGAATTCTCTCGCTGTCGAGCTCATGGAGAAGCTGCCCAAGAGCGTTGAGTGCTTCCACCTGACGGAGGCTGTCTTCGACCAGTCTTTCCTGTTCTGACTGGGAGACAAACTGGAAGAGGACCCGCGAAACATGACGAAGGAAGCCAGGAAAGTGAGAGTCCACGCGAAAGAGCGGTGGCGATACCAGGAGTTGGCCGATCTCTTCGCCTTCGTAGCGAAGGGCATGGCTTTGACTCTTCTCGCCCGGAAGAGTGCTGTCCCACTCCTGCCGGCTCCCTCCATCACTTTCGTTCAGGAAGATGGAGCAACTCTCCGCCCCGAACTCTTCCCGCAGAAGCCGGGCCAGTTCGGGATAGAAAGCATCCCGGTCACGGGCTCCGTAGAGCCGCTCCAGAAGTCTCTCCGGTCGGTTGCGCTTACCGGTCTTCACAGTCCCCCCGCATAGAGGTGATCCAGATCCTGCAGATCCTGGCGCAGTTGCCAGAGCAGGCGAAGGAAACTTTCTCTTTCGAAACCCAGACTTCTCATTTCCTTGCGGTAATCCTGAACATCCACTTCCCGCCCGAGATCCTCCAGATTTCTCCGCCCAAGGCCCCACTGATTGCAAAGCTGGTCCGAGAGATGTACGAGAACCGCCGCGGGATGGCTCTTGCCCCGGTTCCAGGGATCATGGTGATAGCGAACGGCCTGAATGATGTGCTCCGGCAATTTCCAGCGCTGAAGAACATGACGCGCCAGTTCCGGATGCTCAAAGCCGGAGACCTCTTCTTCCTCTTCCCGGCAGATCGGTCTCCGCCCGGGAATCGGATCGAAGAGTTCATCGAGTACGAGTTTCCCGATGTCGTGCAAAAGACCGGCCACAAAGGCTTCCTCGCCGAGCAGGGGAGGCTGTTTCATTGCTTCAGCGAGTTTGCGGGAAGTGATGGCCACGGCCATGGCATGGGTCCAGAAGCCCCTGCCCGGATAGTCATAGCAGTCCATCTCCCGTCGCAGAAGCCCACTGCTACTGACCGCATAGACCATGTTCTTCATATTGTCCATGCCGATCAGGACGACCGCGTCGTGGATGGTGGAGATGCTCCGTCCCCCGGCAAAGAAGCTGCTATTGGCGACCTTCAGAAGACGGGCGACCAGCGCCTGGTCCTTGCGAATCACTTTCTCGAAATCGGAGGCCGTGAAGTACTCCCTGCGGGCGACCGCAAGAAACTCCTTCACCACGGAGCCCAGGCTCGGCAGGCTTTCCATGCGGGCAAGCGTCTTTTTCTGCAAAGACTTGCGCTCCACAATTCCAATGATGGAATGCCGGGGGGGCATACGGCGGCTCCTTTCCCTCGAGAGAGTCTCAGGTCTCTTATCGGCAGGAAGGAGTGGAACTAAAGGGGTTTGCCTAGGCCGTGCGGGAGGAGATGTAGTCTTCCAGACGATCCCGCTCCTCTTCCTCAATGCTGTAGAAGAAGCAGGCAATCCGGTAGGACGAAACGGCGGGATCCTCCTCCTCCGGCTCGCAGCGGACGACAATCCCGTCCTGGCGCAGGACCCAGGGATTGCTCTGCTCGTCCTCCTCCGGAAGATGAAGGGTGAGAGGGAGCTTGGTCCCCTCTTCCATGTGGTAGGGAGAGTCGAAATAGACCCCGGAACTGGACAGGTTCAGGGTTCTGCCCAAGTCGCTGGTGGATCCGGGCTCAAGCCGGATTTCCAGTTTCAGACTGATGTCGAGGCGTCTTGCCCGTCTGCGTTCTTCCATGGGGTCTTCTCCCTTTCTTCTGGGAGGAAATTGCCCCCTCTCTCCCTATTCCACAAGGAAAAAGTGAACCCTGCGGGTTTTCAGACTGGCTGCCACGATCTGCAGCCGAAGGGAATCGCCGGCTGCGAAGACCTTCCCTGAGAACTCACCTCGGAGAAGCTCCCGATCCTCCTCAAAGTGAAACCACTCGCCGCCAAGTTGGGAGGCGGGCAGGAATCCCTCGGCACCACTTTGGGGCAATTGGACAATCAGCCCTCCCTCCCGAACACCGAGTACTGTCGCCTCATGGACATCACCCAAGTGCTGCCTCGCCCAGAGAACCATCTCAAGCCGCATGCTGTCGCGTTCTGCCTGCAGGGATAGAATCTCGGTCTCCGACAGATGCTCTGCGAGGGACTTCAACTCTCCCTGCTTCCTGTTCGTTTGACCGCGCAACCAGCTCTTCAGGCTCCGGTGAACCTGTAGATCGGCATAGCGCCGGATGGGACTGGTGAAGTGAAGATAGTCCGTCCAGGCGAGGCCAAAGTGCAGGGAAGCAGAGGAGGAGTACTTTGCCTTTTGAAGAGATCGCAGAAGCCTGAAAAACAGCGGAACCCGGTCTTCCCTCTCCTGGATTCTTTTCGCAAGGTCACGATACTCCGCAGGCCGGGGCGGGAGTGTCGGGTTCCAGGCAATCCCGGCCAGGGAGAGCGCATGGCGCAGTTCCTTCACATCCTCATCGTCGGGCCGCTTATGAATGCGGTAGAGACCGGGGAGCTTCTCCCTTTGCATGATTCGCGCGACCTCACGATTGGCCGCAAGCATGAACTCTTCTACGAGTCTGTGAGTCTGGAGAAGAGGCTTCTTCTCAAAACCGAGAATCTTCCCCCCTTCCTCCTTCACCCGGGTTTCCGGCATCTCGAATCGCAAGGCCCCCTCTTTCTCGCGCTGTTCTGACAGTTGGCTGGACAGTTCTTGCATGGAGCGAAGCAAGGCTGAATCGGGGCTGTTCCCTTCCAGAAGCTCCTCCGCCTCTTCGTAGCTGTAATCCCGATGGATGGAAAGAAGCGACTCCAGAAGACGGCTTCCGGATTGCCGCCCCCGGGAGTCAAAGTCCAGGAAGAGAGTGAGAGCGTATTTTGCGGATCCACTCTTCAGGGAACAGGTGTCCCCGGAAAGGGAAGCGGGAAGCATGGGAATGGTTTCAAAGGGGAAGTAGGTGGAGTTGCCCCGCCTTTTTGCCTCCTGATCCAGGCGGCTGTTCGGGGGCAGGTATTCGGAGACATCGGCAATGTGAATGCCCAGCCTGCGAGTGCCGTCCTTCAGGGTCTCCAGACTGATCGCATCGTCATGATCCCGGGCATCATGAGGATCAATTGCAATGATGGGAAGATGGGACAGGTCTTCGCGCGTCCCCTCAAGGAGGATCTCTCGATTTGCAATGGACTCTGCATCCTTCAGGAGATCCTCCGGGAACTCCCTTTGCAGCCCATGCTCCTCGCAGAGCATTCTCATGCCGAGTTCCCGATCCTCCCGAAGGCTTCGCTTCTTTCGTTTGCCCTTTTTGCTACCGGCGCCGGAAGGGAGAAAGAACCTCCCGCGACTCTTTCGCAGCTCACCGGATTCGAGCATCTGTCGCAGAAGCTGTCGGAACTTGCGTCGCTCGTGAACCGGGATATGGAGGGATGTAGAAATCCGACCGGGCAGGAGCCCGGCCGGATGCGAGTTCAGAAGATCCTCAATGGCCTCGCGCCACTCAAGTGCGGAGTTCAGATCTACTTCTTCTTGTGACGATTCTTGCGAAGACGCTTCTTGCGCTTGTGAGTCGATATCTTCTTGCGCTTGCGTTTTCTGCCATTGGGCATTGAGTGACACCTTTCCTTCTATATGATTCGAAATCCGGGCTCTGCTACTCGTCTTCGGTAGCAGCTCCGTCAGGATTCACCAGCTTCTTCAGGTCGTTGGAGGCCTTGAAGAAGGGAATCAGTTTCGCCGGTACCATCACCGTTGTTCCTGTACGAGGGTTGCGGGCCTTGCGTCCCCGACGCTCTTTCACGCGAAAACTGCCGAAACCACGCAACTCAACCTTGTCTCCCTGGGAAAGCGCATCGCTGATGCTGTCCAATACGAGATTGACAACGATCCCCGTGTCTTTCTTGCTCAGGCTCACTCTATCGGAAATCGCCTCGACAAGATCGGCTTTGGTCATGTCTCCCCCATGGGTAAATCAGAAAGTCCCCAAGGGGACAGTTCCAGAACAACCGAGCGAGGGTCAAAGATATCAAGTCGCCGTGCTTTTGTCAAAGCCTTGAAAACAGAAAACTTGGAGAAGTCTCGAGGAGACGGGACTGAGGGGCATAGAAAAAGACCCCGCCGCTGGAGTAGCGTCAAACTCGGGAAAGCGCAGCACGCAGTGTGGGAATGGGCCCCCGGCTTGATCTCCTACAAACAGTGCAGGGTCAAATGCGGGGAGGGACTATCAAGAGCAGTGCCACTGGCAAGGCGCGTAGAAAGAGCCTTGCCTTGCGCTTGTAACTACCTGCAAATGAGATTGTTACATAATAGGTGTCAGGTGTGCTTCAGGAGCCATGTTTCAAAAACAGGGAACGCTTTTTCCCGGAAGGGGAAATATTCACCCGGAGCGGCGGAGATGGATCCCCCGGTAAAGTTCTTCCAGTTCCTCGTTCAGGTCGCAGTCGCGCCGGCTCATGGCAATGGCTGCCGTTTCCAGAGCCTTGTCGATGCGATACTCCTGAAGCTCCCGGTCATCACCCCAGGAGAAGGCGGGTAGGTACTTCGGCGGGAAGGTCGCGCCGAACCAGTTCACGAAGGGCTCAAAGACGGTTCCCGTGTTCAGCCTTGAGAGAATGCCCGTTCTTACATGATCGCCCAGACAGGCTCCCAGGAACATCCGGGAACTATCGATTTCGCCTTCTGCCATTTGCACTCGCACACTGGAATAGTTGTTCTTCAGGTCGCTGTTCGTGGTGCCTGCGCCGAGGTTCACCCACTCGCCGACCCAGGCATTGCCCAGAAATCCATCGTGCTGCTTGTTCGCGTAACCCTGAAAGAGACTCTCTTCCAGTTCTCCCCCCAGGCGACACTGCGGTCCTGCGATGACTCCGTGGAGGAGACGGCTGGAAGGACGAACCCGGGTACCGGGGCCCAGATAGCAGGGACCGGCCACATACGAGAGAGCGCCGATCTCCACGCCCTGATCGAGAATCACCGGGCCAGAGCTCGTGTCGATCACTGCGCTATCGGCCACGCAAACATCGCTTGCGCGGTAGACATCATCGCTGGTGAGAGAAAGAAGCCGGGTCGGCGAACTCAATCTGCGCAGAGTTTCTTCACAGTGATTTTCAAGAAGGTGGGCGGCCAGTTCCCGTAGCTCCCACCAGAAGCGAAGCCAGGGGCCCCCGGAGGTCCAGAGCAGAGGCCCGGCAAGAGCAGGGAACTCCTCATGAGAAGCCACGATCTCCAGAAGATCAGGAATCTCCGAAGCGGATGCCATGCGAGCAAGAACCCGCCCCTCTTCCTCCAGACAGTCTCCCGGTTCCAAGGAAAGAGCTTCCTGCACAAATCTCTTCTGGAGAGGAAGCTGCTGAGCCGGGATAAGGAGTACCTTCTGGAACTCGAGCAGTTCTGCAGGCAGGGAAGCGGAACGGAGACGGCTCTCATGGAAAAAGACCGAATGAGAGGGAAAGGCCGACTCAAAGAGATCCCGAATCCGGAAAGGACCCAGTTGAAGATCCCAGACAGGGCGAGTCGCTACGGGCGGCCCCAGCCAGGGAGTCGATGGAAGCTCGTGAACCAGAATTGCAGGACGCTTTCCGAACATGTTCCTCCTCTTTGGAATCCTAGGAGAAGAGCGAGCTTTCATCAAGAGAAAGCGGAACGAAAGCAGATATCCCTTGAATCCGCACCTTGCGATCTGGCAGTTTAAGCCAATTCGAAAGGAATCCATGAGAACCAAGCTTTGCCTCGCTCTTCTGCTTCTCCTTTCTCCTTCTCTCCTGTTGGCAGAAGGATTCTCGATCTGGGCCATGGGCACTCGCAGCACAGCCATGGGAGGAGTGGGAACCGCCACGGTCTCCGACGCAGCCTCCG from Candidatus Krumholzibacteriia bacterium harbors:
- a CDS encoding putative sugar nucleotidyl transferase; the encoded protein is MFGKRPAILVHELPSTPWLGPPVATRPVWDLQLGPFRIRDLFESAFPSHSVFFHESRLRSASLPAELLEFQKVLLIPAQQLPLQKRFVQEALSLEPGDCLEEEGRVLARMASASEIPDLLEIVASHEEFPALAGPLLWTSGGPWLRFWWELRELAAHLLENHCEETLRRLSSPTRLLSLTSDDVYRASDVCVADSAVIDTSSGPVILDQGVEIGALSYVAGPCYLGPGTRVRPSSRLLHGVIAGPQCRLGGELEESLFQGYANKQHDGFLGNAWVGEWVNLGAGTTNSDLKNNYSSVRVQMAEGEIDSSRMFLGACLGDHVRTGILSRLNTGTVFEPFVNWFGATFPPKYLPAFSWGDDRELQEYRIDKALETAAIAMSRRDCDLNEELEELYRGIHLRRSG
- a CDS encoding ribonuclease R translates to MLESGELRKSRGRFFLPSGAGSKKGKRKKRSLREDRELGMRMLCEEHGLQREFPEDLLKDAESIANREILLEGTREDLSHLPIIAIDPHDARDHDDAISLETLKDGTRRLGIHIADVSEYLPPNSRLDQEAKRRGNSTYFPFETIPMLPASLSGDTCSLKSGSAKYALTLFLDFDSRGRQSGSRLLESLLSIHRDYSYEEAEELLEGNSPDSALLRSMQELSSQLSEQREKEGALRFEMPETRVKEEGGKILGFEKKPLLQTHRLVEEFMLAANREVARIMQREKLPGLYRIHKRPDDEDVKELRHALSLAGIAWNPTLPPRPAEYRDLAKRIQEREDRVPLFFRLLRSLQKAKYSSSASLHFGLAWTDYLHFTSPIRRYADLQVHRSLKSWLRGQTNRKQGELKSLAEHLSETEILSLQAERDSMRLEMVLWARQHLGDVHEATVLGVREGGLIVQLPQSGAEGFLPASQLGGEWFHFEEDRELLRGEFSGKVFAAGDSLRLQIVAASLKTRRVHFFLVE
- a CDS encoding HU family DNA-binding protein — encoded protein: MTKADLVEAISDRVSLSKKDTGIVVNLVLDSISDALSQGDKVELRGFGSFRVKERRGRKARNPRTGTTVMVPAKLIPFFKASNDLKKLVNPDGAATEDE